The proteins below come from a single Halobacteriovorax sp. DA5 genomic window:
- a CDS encoding Nif3-like dinuclear metal center hexameric protein produces MATVSAKELGKFLAKHLNTYEYNDYGPNGLQIEGRSEISKIAFAVSAQRDSIAKACEFGADAMIVHHGLFWKFHGVRTITGSFAKRVKPLIQNDINLFGYHLPLDAHLEDGNAAGIAKAIGLKDLGPYGDYKGMPTGVQGKFEKPLKPNELKELLKKVLNHDIIHSEPNDEEISSMGIITGGANSDWRYCVREGLDAYLTGEMSEHDWHESREEGIHFFAGGHNATERFGVIALKKLIEETYGLECIFIDSPNPA; encoded by the coding sequence ATGGCAACAGTTTCAGCAAAAGAGCTTGGAAAATTCTTAGCAAAACACCTTAATACTTATGAGTATAACGACTATGGCCCAAATGGCCTACAAATCGAAGGTCGCTCAGAGATTTCCAAAATAGCATTTGCTGTTTCGGCCCAAAGAGATTCAATTGCAAAGGCCTGTGAATTTGGTGCAGATGCAATGATTGTTCACCATGGGTTATTTTGGAAATTTCATGGCGTCAGAACTATTACAGGAAGTTTCGCAAAAAGAGTAAAGCCTCTTATTCAAAACGATATCAATCTATTTGGCTACCACTTACCTCTTGATGCTCATCTCGAAGATGGAAATGCAGCAGGTATCGCCAAAGCAATCGGACTTAAAGACTTAGGTCCATACGGTGACTACAAAGGCATGCCTACAGGTGTTCAAGGTAAATTCGAAAAACCATTAAAACCAAACGAACTAAAAGAACTATTAAAGAAAGTTCTTAATCACGATATCATTCACAGTGAGCCTAATGATGAAGAGATTTCATCAATGGGAATAATTACAGGTGGAGCAAACTCTGACTGGCGCTACTGCGTGCGCGAAGGGCTTGATGCTTATCTTACAGGAGAGATGAGCGAGCACGACTGGCACGAGTCACGTGAAGAAGGAATTCACTTCTTCGCTGGAGGCCATAATGCGACAGAAAGATTTGGTGTTATTGCTCTTAAGAAATTAA